The proteins below come from a single Miscanthus floridulus cultivar M001 chromosome 1, ASM1932011v1, whole genome shotgun sequence genomic window:
- the LOC136461904 gene encoding uncharacterized protein, translating into MQQAFRGRKKDPTQNVMVAVNCDLKFTYVLAGWEGSAHDATVLADAVAREDGLSLPEGFGIDEVVPDEEGFTTSADPTNLPPAHLDQDSVDMAEIRDAICNAILFLNHSILHDLPRMDSGAFEGGFVASTSVMEQLINGGSAPVVASAGASAAAPVAAGAGASAAPGAANPVDVAALVAGNGAVRAMRWTNTTSGFVLRRMAALVSDGSRPDKVFKDKDVNSVAKALKLFCGEVVSPTQVYNHLRKWRQKWARDHPKDAEFLNCPIRFYTEMEAIFANAMATAAGPKRKRGNFSEEEMLMLTNMLDAVNNVANALRETGPAHVDANMYLAVMEMPSFSEEALIVAYTFLLDNKAQGRGFVNMSDAHKALWLRTFLAKNYYV; encoded by the exons ATGCAACAAGCTTTTAGGGGTAGGAAAAAGGATCCCACCCAAAATGTGATGGTAGCTGTGAATTGTGATCTGAAATTCACTTATGTCCTGGCTGGCTGGGAGGGCTCTGCCCATGATGCAACTGTTTTGGCAGATGCTGTAGCcagggaagatggcttgagtttGCCAGAAG gttttggcattgatgaagtAGTGCCTGATGAGGAAGGTTTCACTACTTCTGCTGATCCAACCAACCTGCCCCCAGCCCATCTGGACCAAGACTCTGTTGACATGGCTGAAATAAGGGATGCCATTTGCAATGCTAT TCTGTTCTTGAATCATTCTATTCTTCATGATCT CCCTAGGATGGATTCAGGTGCATTTGAGGGTGGGTTTGTTGCTAGTACTTCAGTGATGGAGCAGCTCATCAATGGTGGTTCTGCCCCTGTTGTAGCTAGTGCTGGTGCTAGTGCTGCTGCCCCTGTTGcagctggtgctggtgctagtgCTGCTCCAGGTGCAGCAAACCCTGTTGATGTTGCTGCTCTTGTGGCTGGGAATGGGGCTGTGAGGGCAATGAGGTGGACCAACACCACCTctggctttgtgctaaggaggatGGCTGCCCTTGTTAGTGATGGTAGCAGGCCTGACAAGGTTTTCAAGGACAAAGATGTGAATTCTGTGGCCAAAGCCCTCAAGCTGTTCTGTGGGGAGGTTGTTAGCCCAACTCAAGTGTACAACCACttgaggaagtggaggcagaaATGGGCTAGG GACCATCCTAAAGATGCAGAGTTTCTTAACTGCCCTATTAGGTTCTACACTGAGATGGAGGCTATCTTTGCTAATGCCATGGCCACAG CTGCTGGcccaaagaggaagagagggaactTCTCTGAGGAGGAGATGCTCATGTTGACTAACATGTTAGATGCTGTGAACAATGTGGCCAATGCTCTTAGGGAGACTGGACCTGCCCATGTTGATGCCAATATGTACCTTGCTGTGATGGAGATGCCTAGCTTCAGTGAGGAGGCACTTATTGTTGCCTACACCTTCCTCCTGGACAATAAGGCCCAAGGTAGGGGCTTTGTGAACATGAGTGATGCCCACAAGGCCCTTTGGCTTAGGACCTTCCTGGCCAAAAACTACTATGTGTAG